Proteins encoded together in one Prevotella scopos JCM 17725 window:
- a CDS encoding cytochrome ubiquinol oxidase subunit I, producing the protein MENLLLAIDPGTVDWSRAQFALTAIYHWLFVPLTLGLAVVMGIMETCYYRTRKEFWRTAARFWQRLFGINFAMGVATGIILEFEFGTNWSNYSWFVGDIFGAPLAIEGILAFFMESTFVAVMFFGWNKVSAGFHLASTWLTGLGATLSAWWILVANAWMQYPIGCTFNPDTMRNEMTSFLDVALSPFAIDKFTHTITSSWILGAAFTVGVSCWYLLRKRHIELAKESIKVGAAVGLVASLLAGSTGHNSAYMVAQSQPMKLAAMEALYEGGTDQSLTAVAWVNPFEQPDYMNQSEPPMRIAVPNMLSILATKDAHGYVPGVKDIIRGYKKADGTMEPSLKEKQERGRNAIQALKDYRAGKDKESNLKVLEKDMKYFGYGYIKDAEQIVPFIPVNFWSFRIMVGLGCFFILIFAVMLFVVYKKDISRPRWLQRVGIALIPLAFIASECGWLVAEFGRQPWTIQDMLPTWAAVSDLSSGGIAFTFFLFLVLFTAMLTVEVSIMCKQIKKGPEL; encoded by the coding sequence ATGGAAAACCTACTTTTAGCCATTGATCCAGGAACTGTTGACTGGTCACGTGCACAGTTTGCACTGACAGCCATCTATCACTGGCTTTTCGTTCCCTTGACACTGGGTTTAGCTGTCGTAATGGGAATCATGGAGACTTGTTATTATCGCACCCGAAAGGAGTTTTGGCGTACTGCAGCTCGTTTTTGGCAGCGATTGTTTGGTATTAACTTTGCCATGGGTGTTGCCACTGGTATCATCCTTGAGTTCGAGTTTGGAACGAACTGGAGCAACTATTCTTGGTTCGTTGGTGACATCTTTGGTGCACCACTTGCCATTGAAGGAATCTTGGCTTTCTTTATGGAGTCAACATTCGTTGCTGTGATGTTCTTCGGTTGGAACAAGGTTTCAGCTGGCTTCCACCTCGCTTCTACATGGCTCACTGGTTTGGGAGCAACGCTCTCAGCATGGTGGATTCTCGTGGCTAATGCGTGGATGCAGTATCCTATCGGTTGTACATTCAATCCTGATACGATGCGTAATGAGATGACCTCATTCCTCGACGTTGCGCTGAGTCCATTTGCAATTGACAAGTTCACACACACCATTACTTCTTCTTGGATATTGGGTGCAGCATTCACAGTAGGTGTAAGTTGCTGGTATCTGCTTCGTAAACGTCACATAGAGCTTGCAAAGGAGAGTATTAAGGTAGGTGCAGCTGTTGGTCTTGTAGCTTCCCTTTTAGCAGGTTCTACAGGTCATAACTCTGCTTATATGGTAGCGCAATCACAGCCAATGAAACTCGCTGCAATGGAAGCTCTCTATGAAGGAGGTACTGATCAGAGTTTGACAGCAGTAGCTTGGGTGAACCCATTTGAGCAGCCTGATTACATGAACCAGTCTGAACCTCCTATGCGAATAGCTGTACCTAACATGCTTTCTATCCTTGCAACAAAGGATGCTCATGGTTATGTTCCAGGTGTAAAGGATATTATCCGTGGTTATAAGAAGGCTGACGGCACAATGGAACCATCGTTGAAGGAGAAGCAGGAACGTGGTCGTAATGCCATCCAAGCACTTAAAGACTATCGTGCAGGAAAGGACAAAGAGTCTAATCTCAAAGTTCTTGAAAAGGATATGAAGTACTTCGGCTATGGATATATTAAAGATGCAGAGCAGATTGTACCATTCATCCCTGTTAACTTCTGGTCATTCCGAATCATGGTTGGCCTTGGCTGTTTCTTCATTCTTATCTTTGCAGTGATGTTGTTCGTTGTTTACAAGAAGGACATTAGTCGTCCACGCTGGTTGCAGAGAGTAGGTATTGCACTCATCCCATTAGCTTTTATTGCAAGTGAGTGTGGATGGCTTGTTGCCGAATTTGGCCGCCAGCCATGGACAATCCAGGATATGCTTCCAACATGGGCAGCAGTGAGCGACCTCTCAAGTGGTGGTATCGCATTCACCTTCTTCCTCTTCCTTGTTCTCTTTACTGCAATGTTGACAGTTGAAGTTAGTATTATGTGTAAGCAAATTAAGAAAGGACCAGAACTATGA
- a CDS encoding DUF4492 domain-containing protein: MNKNNFFYRAFDLYYDGFRHMTLGKTLWTVIIVKLAIMFLVLKIFFFPNFLKENAKKGKEGDFIEQQLMKR; encoded by the coding sequence GTGAACAAAAATAATTTCTTTTATCGTGCATTTGACCTCTATTATGACGGGTTTCGGCACATGACATTGGGTAAAACACTTTGGACAGTGATAATAGTTAAGTTAGCTATTATGTTCCTTGTGTTAAAGATATTCTTCTTCCCAAATTTTTTGAAAGAGAATGCGAAAAAAGGGAAAGAAGGTGATTTCATTGAACAGCAATTGATGAAAAGATAA